A genomic region of Manihot esculenta cultivar AM560-2 chromosome 15, M.esculenta_v8, whole genome shotgun sequence contains the following coding sequences:
- the LOC110602643 gene encoding protein TIFY 5A, which yields MRRNCNLELRLFPTSDQDHHRITEEYSKEQQQQQITIFYNGNVCAGDVTEQQARAILMLARQETEAKMRINSSGSSSSSSTSSSEQIVSPTVASPPPVYSPNMKISLQRFLEKRNHRIQTTYPYNINRRPHMCRVDH from the coding sequence ATGAGGAGGAACTGCAACCTTGAACTCCGCCTATTCCCCACTTCCGATCAAGACCACCACCGCATAACGGAGGAATATTCAAAAGAACAGCAGCAACAGCAGATAACAATATTCTACAATGGAAATGTTTGCGCTGGAGATGTTACGGAGCAACAGGCGAGAGCTATTCTGATGTTGGCAAGACAAGAAACGGAAGCTAAAATGAGAATAAACTCAAGTGGATCTTCGTCTTCCTCGTCGACCTCGTCATCAGAACAAATTGTATCGCCAACAGTGGCATCTCCTCCGCCGGTTTATAGCCCCAACATGAAGATATCACTGCAAAGGTTCCTTGAGAAGAGAAATCATCGGATTCAAACAACTTACCCCTACAACATTAACCGACGGCCTCATATGTGCAGGGTCGACCACTGA